A DNA window from Amycolatopsis sp. DSM 110486 contains the following coding sequences:
- a CDS encoding ABC transporter ATP-binding protein: MALLEVRDLTVVFQRRGEKPFTAVDGVSFDVEPGQTVGLVGESGCGKSVTSLAIMRLLARRGNKVSGSVSFEGTDLLKISDRDMRDRRGRDLGMVFQDPLSSLNPVIPIGLQITEVLERHRGMSRSKAKVEAADLLDKVGIPDPTRRLSEYPHQLSGGMRQRALIAIALACRPRLLIADEPTTALDVTIQAQILALLRELVQDTGTALIMITHDLGVVAGLCDEVNVLYGGKIVERAERHALFAEPRHPYTHGLLASIPRLDVGRGEKLVPIPGSVSDNIPWDGGCAFAPRCPHALEVCQERSPQLVPDRNGLLRCHNPVKPAVATAGGIR, from the coding sequence ATGGCACTCCTCGAAGTCCGCGACCTCACGGTCGTGTTCCAGCGCCGCGGTGAGAAGCCGTTCACCGCGGTCGACGGCGTCAGCTTCGACGTCGAACCCGGCCAGACGGTGGGGCTCGTGGGCGAGTCCGGCTGCGGCAAGTCCGTGACGTCGCTGGCGATCATGCGGCTGCTGGCCAGGCGCGGCAACAAGGTCAGCGGTTCGGTGTCGTTCGAGGGCACCGACCTGCTGAAGATCTCCGACCGCGACATGCGCGACCGGCGCGGGCGCGACCTGGGCATGGTGTTCCAGGACCCGCTGTCCTCGCTCAACCCCGTGATCCCGATCGGGCTGCAGATCACCGAGGTGCTCGAACGCCACCGCGGGATGTCGCGCAGCAAGGCGAAAGTCGAGGCCGCGGACCTGCTCGACAAGGTCGGCATCCCCGACCCGACGCGGCGGCTTTCCGAGTACCCGCACCAGCTTTCGGGCGGGATGCGCCAGCGCGCGCTCATCGCGATCGCGCTCGCGTGCCGGCCGCGGCTGCTCATCGCCGACGAGCCGACGACCGCGCTCGACGTGACCATCCAGGCGCAGATCCTCGCGCTGCTGCGCGAGCTCGTGCAGGACACCGGCACCGCGCTGATCATGATCACGCACGACCTCGGTGTCGTCGCCGGCCTCTGCGACGAGGTCAACGTGCTCTACGGCGGCAAAATCGTGGAGCGCGCCGAGCGCCACGCGCTGTTCGCCGAGCCGAGGCACCCGTACACCCACGGGCTGCTGGCCTCGATCCCGCGCCTCGACGTGGGCCGGGGCGAGAAGCTCGTGCCGATCCCCGGCTCCGTGTCCGACAACATCCCGTGGGACGGCGGGTGCGCCTTCGCGCCGCGCTGCCCCCACGCGCTGGAGGTCTGCCAGGAGCGTTCGCCGCAGCTCGTCCCCGATCGCAACGGCCTGCTGCGCTGCCACAACCCGGTGAAGCCCGCCGTGGCCACCGCAGGAGGGATCCGATGA
- a CDS encoding ABC transporter permease codes for MNTLLAKKKEPIDKLAKASASGRSLGAEAFRRMLRSPVAITGGVITLLFLLLAIFAPLLAPKDPQIRYLQDQVELGKGIIPGPSPGFPLGVDDFGRDFLSRLLVGAQQTLIVGVLATVIGVLIGVLIGGLAGAFGGWVDTVLMRLVDVLLSFPSLLLAISIAALFAKPSQWTVILAVSIIGVPIFARLLRGSMLAQREADHVLAATSLGVKRGTIVFRHMLPNSLGPVIVQATLTLATAILEAAALSFLGLGDPDPTRAEWGLMLGNASRQFLDIRPELAYYPAIAIIVVALGFTLLGESLRDALDPKNRR; via the coding sequence ATGAACACTTTGCTTGCCAAGAAGAAAGAGCCGATCGACAAGCTCGCCAAGGCGTCGGCGAGTGGGCGGAGCCTCGGGGCCGAAGCGTTCCGGCGCATGCTCCGCAGCCCCGTCGCCATCACCGGTGGCGTGATCACGCTGCTGTTCCTCCTGCTGGCCATCTTCGCGCCGCTGCTCGCGCCGAAGGACCCGCAGATCCGTTACCTGCAGGACCAGGTCGAGCTCGGCAAGGGCATCATCCCCGGCCCGAGCCCTGGCTTCCCACTCGGTGTCGACGACTTCGGCCGCGACTTCCTGTCCCGGCTCCTCGTTGGTGCGCAGCAGACGCTGATCGTCGGCGTGCTCGCCACCGTGATCGGCGTGCTGATCGGGGTGCTCATCGGCGGTCTCGCGGGTGCGTTCGGCGGCTGGGTCGACACCGTCCTCATGCGACTGGTCGACGTGCTGCTGTCGTTCCCCTCGCTGCTGCTGGCGATCTCGATCGCGGCGCTGTTCGCGAAGCCGAGCCAGTGGACGGTGATCCTGGCCGTGTCGATCATCGGCGTGCCGATCTTCGCGCGGCTGCTGCGCGGTTCCATGCTGGCGCAACGGGAAGCCGACCACGTGCTGGCCGCGACGTCGCTCGGCGTCAAACGCGGCACGATCGTCTTCCGCCACATGCTGCCCAACTCGCTGGGCCCCGTGATCGTGCAGGCCACGCTCACGCTGGCCACCGCGATCCTGGAGGCCGCGGCGCTGTCGTTCCTCGGCCTGGGCGACCCGGACCCGACGCGTGCGGAGTGGGGGCTGATGCTGGGCAACGCCTCGCGCCAGTTCCTCGACATCCGCCCGGAGCTCGCATACTACCCGGCCATCGCGATCATCGTGGTGGCGCTCGGGTTCACGCTGCTCGGCGAGTCCCTGCGTGACGCCCTCGACCCGAAGAACCGGCGGTAA
- a CDS encoding ABC transporter permease yields MLRFLVRRVLQAIPTLLILSILVFAWLRSLPGGPAAALLGDKATPEKIASLNHVLGLDQPIILQYFKFLGRALTGDFGNSLVSAQPVMGEIGTFLPATIELGLSAMIIAIVLGVPFGYIAARFRGGVPDNVIIVLTLVGVAVPVFFLGYAMQDLLAAPLGLPSQGRQAPGIDATSITNFAILDGIMTSEWDAVWDAIKHLILPAFALATIPLAVITRITRASVLDVFNEDFLRTANSKGLTQSVIRRRHVLRNALLPVVTTIGLQTGALLGGAVLTERVFNFRGLGFLLAEGIERRDYPRLQALLLFGALVYVLVNMLVDISYGIIDPRVRVR; encoded by the coding sequence GTGCTCCGTTTCCTAGTGCGTCGGGTGCTACAAGCGATTCCGACGCTTCTCATCCTGTCCATCCTGGTCTTCGCGTGGTTGCGTTCCCTGCCAGGCGGTCCTGCGGCCGCGCTCCTGGGTGACAAGGCGACGCCGGAGAAGATCGCCAGCCTCAACCACGTGCTCGGCCTGGACCAGCCGATCATCCTGCAGTACTTCAAGTTCCTCGGCCGCGCCCTCACCGGGGACTTCGGCAACTCGCTCGTCTCGGCCCAGCCGGTGATGGGCGAGATCGGCACGTTCCTCCCCGCCACCATCGAGCTCGGGCTTTCCGCGATGATCATCGCGATCGTCCTCGGCGTGCCCTTCGGTTACATCGCCGCCCGCTTCCGCGGTGGCGTCCCCGACAACGTCATCATCGTGCTGACGTTGGTCGGCGTCGCGGTGCCGGTGTTCTTCCTCGGCTACGCGATGCAGGACCTGCTGGCCGCTCCGCTCGGGCTGCCGTCGCAGGGCCGGCAGGCGCCCGGCATCGACGCCACGAGCATCACCAACTTCGCCATCCTCGACGGCATCATGACGAGCGAGTGGGACGCCGTCTGGGACGCGATCAAGCACCTGATCCTGCCGGCGTTCGCGCTGGCGACCATCCCGCTCGCGGTGATCACGCGCATCACCCGCGCCTCGGTGCTCGACGTGTTCAACGAAGACTTCCTCCGCACGGCCAACTCCAAAGGCCTGACGCAGTCGGTGATCCGGCGCCGCCACGTGCTGCGCAACGCTTTGCTGCCGGTGGTCACGACCATCGGCCTGCAGACTGGTGCGCTGCTCGGCGGCGCGGTGCTGACCGAGCGGGTCTTCAACTTCCGCGGCCTCGGCTTCCTGCTGGCCGAGGGCATCGAACGGCGTGACTACCCCCGGCTGCAGGCGCTGCTGCTGTTCGGGGCTCTGGTGTACGTGCTGGTGAACATGCTGGTCGACATCTCGTACGGGATCATCGACCCGAGGGTGCGTGTGCGATGA
- a CDS encoding ABC transporter substrate-binding protein: protein MQQLRLTRTRRAALIGFAGVLAVSLTACAESKRDEAGGGGTGGTMVFGDTGNPKMFDPAFNDDGETFRITRQMLDTLIQNKQGTAELEPSLATKWEPSNDGKTWTFTLKQGVKFSDGTAFDASAVCYNFDRWYNMKGAAAQSQMIYYGDVFEGFAHNEGDASGDPVYKSCEAKDPSTAVINLNKAKGAFPAAFTLPSFAMQSPTALKQYDADKVTQSGDSFTYSDYAYKHVTGTGPFKFDSWDQGKGEITLVRNDSSTEPAKLDKLVFKVIPDENARKQALKAGDIQGYDFPAPQDYGLLRNEGEQVLIRPSFNVLYLGINQSGNPKLKDPRVRQALAYGINREQFVKSKLAEGSEVATEFVPKAISGYTDDVTKYPYDPAKAKQLLAEAGASNLTLKFYYPTEVTRPYMPNPADTFTSISEDLKNIGITIQPVAEPWNGGYKDDVQKFGKQDLHLLGWTGDYNDAGNFVGTFFGREKKEFGFNNPELFNALAQADGSPAGDAHAKAYQNVNKMIMDYLPAIPIAYPTPAIVVGPKIKGVVASPLTDERFNNVTIG, encoded by the coding sequence ATGCAGCAATTGCGCCTGACCCGAACACGTCGTGCGGCCCTGATCGGGTTCGCCGGGGTGCTCGCGGTCTCGCTCACCGCGTGCGCGGAGTCGAAGCGCGACGAGGCCGGAGGTGGTGGCACCGGCGGCACGATGGTCTTCGGTGACACCGGCAACCCGAAGATGTTCGACCCGGCGTTCAACGACGACGGCGAGACGTTCCGGATCACCCGGCAGATGCTGGACACGCTGATCCAGAACAAGCAGGGCACCGCCGAGCTGGAGCCCTCGCTCGCCACGAAGTGGGAGCCGAGCAACGACGGCAAGACCTGGACCTTCACTCTCAAACAGGGCGTGAAGTTCAGCGACGGCACCGCCTTCGACGCCAGCGCGGTCTGCTACAACTTCGACCGCTGGTACAACATGAAGGGCGCCGCCGCCCAGAGCCAGATGATCTACTACGGCGACGTCTTCGAGGGCTTCGCCCACAACGAAGGCGACGCGAGCGGCGACCCCGTCTACAAGAGCTGCGAGGCGAAGGACCCGTCGACCGCGGTCATCAACCTGAACAAGGCCAAGGGTGCGTTCCCCGCCGCGTTCACGCTGCCCTCGTTCGCGATGCAGAGCCCGACCGCGCTGAAGCAGTACGACGCGGACAAGGTCACGCAGTCCGGTGACTCCTTCACCTACAGCGACTATGCCTACAAGCACGTGACCGGCACCGGCCCGTTCAAGTTCGACAGCTGGGACCAGGGCAAGGGCGAGATCACGCTGGTGCGCAACGACTCCAGCACCGAGCCGGCGAAGCTCGACAAGCTCGTCTTCAAGGTCATCCCCGACGAGAACGCCCGCAAGCAAGCCCTGAAGGCCGGCGACATCCAGGGCTACGACTTCCCGGCTCCTCAGGACTACGGGTTGCTGCGCAACGAGGGTGAGCAGGTCCTCATCCGCCCGTCGTTCAACGTGCTGTACCTGGGTATCAACCAGTCCGGCAACCCGAAGCTCAAGGACCCGCGGGTGCGCCAGGCGCTGGCCTACGGCATCAACCGCGAGCAGTTCGTGAAGTCGAAGCTGGCCGAGGGTTCCGAGGTCGCCACCGAGTTCGTGCCGAAGGCCATCTCGGGCTACACCGACGACGTCACCAAGTACCCGTACGACCCGGCGAAGGCCAAGCAGCTGCTCGCCGAGGCCGGCGCCAGCAACCTGACGCTGAAGTTCTACTACCCGACCGAGGTCACCCGGCCCTACATGCCGAACCCGGCCGACACGTTCACCTCGATCTCCGAGGACCTGAAGAACATCGGCATCACCATCCAGCCGGTGGCCGAGCCGTGGAACGGCGGTTACAAGGACGACGTGCAGAAGTTCGGCAAGCAGGACCTGCACCTGCTCGGCTGGACCGGTGACTACAACGACGCCGGCAACTTCGTCGGCACGTTCTTCGGCCGCGAGAAGAAGGAGTTCGGGTTCAACAACCCCGAGCTGTTCAACGCCCTCGCGCAGGCGGACGGTTCGCCGGCCGGTGACGCGCACGCCAAGGCGTACCAGAACGTGAACAAGATGATCATGGACTACCTGCCCGCCATCCCGATCGCCTACCCGACGCCGGCGATCGTGGTCGGACCCAAGATCAAGGGTGTGGTGGCCAGCCCGCTCACCGACGAACGCTTCAACAACGTCACGATCGGCTGA
- a CDS encoding uridine kinase has protein sequence MLAIDGPSGAGKSTLAEAVVAELGTRAALVSTDAFATWDNPVAWWPQLERGVLEPLSAGRAGEYRRVDWTSGEPRPGELVTVGVPGVLVLEGVSSGRRSMRPRLSHLCWIEGGTAAERLERAVARDGEASRAHLRRWQLFEQGWFAVDGTPESAQTRLP, from the coding sequence GTGCTCGCGATCGACGGGCCTTCCGGGGCCGGCAAGTCGACGCTCGCCGAGGCTGTGGTTGCCGAGCTGGGGACGCGGGCCGCGCTCGTGAGCACCGACGCGTTCGCGACCTGGGACAACCCCGTGGCGTGGTGGCCACAGCTCGAGCGTGGCGTGCTCGAACCGCTTTCAGCCGGGCGCGCCGGCGAGTACCGGCGGGTGGACTGGACCTCCGGGGAACCACGGCCGGGTGAACTCGTGACCGTTGGGGTGCCTGGGGTTCTGGTGCTGGAGGGCGTGTCGAGTGGCCGCCGTTCGATGCGTCCGAGGTTGTCGCACCTGTGCTGGATCGAGGGCGGCACGGCGGCGGAACGGCTGGAACGCGCCGTGGCCCGTGACGGTGAAGCGTCGCGCGCGCACCTGCGTCGCTGGCAGTTGTTCGAACAAGGTTGGTTCGCCGTCGACGGCACACCCGAATCGGCACAAACCAGACTGCCTTGA
- a CDS encoding DUF2304 domain-containing protein, translating into MAGWRVLSIVIACLVLFVVVEMMRRRKLREKYAGIWLVLAVGVVILAAVPSAAQFLARATGVETPSNLVFFLAGVVLALVALHLSTEVGHLEEEVRTSVEETALLRCELEDTKRELEARIAALEVKTATPDDVKGLPEVSAARVR; encoded by the coding sequence ATGGCAGGCTGGCGCGTACTGAGCATCGTCATCGCGTGTCTCGTGCTGTTCGTCGTCGTCGAGATGATGCGGCGGCGGAAGCTACGCGAGAAGTACGCGGGCATCTGGCTCGTACTGGCGGTCGGCGTGGTCATCCTCGCCGCTGTGCCCTCCGCGGCTCAGTTTCTCGCCCGGGCGACCGGCGTCGAAACACCCTCGAACCTGGTCTTCTTCCTGGCCGGCGTCGTCCTGGCTCTCGTCGCGCTGCACCTGTCCACCGAGGTCGGGCACCTGGAGGAAGAGGTCCGGACCTCTGTCGAGGAGACAGCGCTGCTGCGCTGCGAGCTCGAGGACACCAAGCGGGAGCTCGAAGCCCGCATCGCGGCGCTGGAGGTCAAGACGGCCACGCCCGACGACGTGAAGGGCCTGCCCGAAGTGAGCGCCGCACGCGTTCGCTGA
- a CDS encoding glycosyltransferase family 2 protein codes for MSSTSLSTRRVLIVMPALNEQASVGAVISHVKQSLPGMDVLVVDDGSKDRTSELARAAGAEVARLSVNLGVGGAMRTGFRYAVARGYDVVVQVDADGQHDPDEVGALLQALDEGADIAIGSRFAGKGAYKASGPRKYAMVVLSLVFSRLAGSKLSDVTSGFKAMGPRAIRLFAAYYPAEYLGDTVESLVMAIRAKLTIAEIPVVMRERAGGTPSHSPVKSAVYLGRAGLALLLALVRRRPSVDSSDAA; via the coding sequence GTGTCCAGCACGTCCTTGAGCACCCGCCGAGTACTCATCGTGATGCCGGCGCTCAATGAGCAGGCGAGTGTCGGGGCCGTGATCTCCCACGTCAAGCAGTCTTTGCCGGGCATGGATGTGCTCGTGGTGGACGACGGCTCGAAGGACCGGACCTCGGAGCTGGCGCGAGCCGCCGGTGCGGAGGTCGCCCGGCTGTCGGTCAACCTGGGTGTGGGCGGGGCGATGCGGACCGGTTTCCGCTACGCCGTCGCCCGCGGATACGACGTCGTCGTCCAGGTCGACGCCGACGGGCAGCACGACCCGGACGAGGTCGGCGCGCTCCTGCAGGCTCTCGACGAAGGCGCCGACATTGCGATCGGCTCCCGGTTCGCCGGTAAGGGTGCGTACAAGGCCAGCGGCCCTCGCAAGTACGCGATGGTGGTGCTGTCCCTCGTGTTCAGTCGTCTCGCCGGAAGCAAACTCAGTGACGTCACGTCCGGTTTCAAGGCCATGGGGCCCCGGGCGATCCGGCTCTTCGCCGCGTACTACCCGGCGGAGTACCTGGGTGACACGGTCGAGTCCCTGGTCATGGCGATCAGGGCGAAGCTCACGATCGCGGAGATCCCGGTCGTCATGCGCGAACGCGCCGGTGGCACGCCGAGCCACTCGCCGGTGAAATCAGCCGTGTACCTGGGCCGTGCAGGTCTGGCACTGCTGCTCGCACTTGTCCGTCGTCGTCCGTCCGTCGACTCGTCCGACGCTGCGTAA